AGGAAGAGCTGCGTGAAGCGGTGCGTGGAGCGCTCCTGGCCCGCACCCTGCCCATCCCCGCAGTCTACGATGCCGTCTGGGATACCCGCAGCAACCTGCTCACCTTCACCAGTCTCAGTCCCAAGGTGACGGAGCTTTTTGAAGGTTTGTTCAAGCAGACCTTCAAGGGTCTGCGCCTGGTTGCCCTGCATCCCATGGCGCGGGCGGCCCAGGTTATCCCCGAAGCTTTGCGGCCCGCCCTGCAGCAGGCCAATCGGGCCACCACCGAGGCCGTGCTGGAGCAGATCCAGCAGAACGCCTGGCTGGGGAGCGACTTTCTGCGCTGGCTGCTCTATCAGACCCTGGAAAGCCCTTCAACCTATCAGGTCAATCAGCCCGGGCCGGCCGCCGGGGGTGAACCCTTCGTCGCCACCCTCAACGACCGCCTGGTGCTTCTCGGCGGTGCGGAAGGCGGTCTGCAGAAGATTACCGTGGCCGGACCCCAGGATCATTTCGGCGAAGTGCGTGCCGCCCTGCAGCATGACAAGCAGATCATCGAAGCCAACCTCACCATGGAGAAACAGGAACACGCCTGGAAGATGACCTTCAAGGCTGGGCTCTTTCACTTTGCCGGTTACAAGGCGCCGGCGGTCAAGCTGGAAAAAGATGCCATTACCAATGCCGACAGCGAAAAAGAGGCGCTTTTCTATGAGCGCATGTTTGTGTTGGAAGAGGGCCTGCAACTCTTCGACAGCCTGCTGGCCACCTTTCTGGAACGGCGGCTGGGGGATTGGGCCGTAATTGAAAAAGATATCAGCGAGTGGCTGGAGCAAGCCTAGAAGGGCTGAACTGAGGTGAGTTGCTGGTCGAAGGGGGAGCTATGGGAGAGTACGAACCGGGAGGGAAGCTGGAAAGGCGCCGCAAACGAGACTTTGTCTGGCGAGCGGCCCGTTGGCTGGCCGTGGCGGGGTGGGCTGCCATGGTGGCGGCGGTGCTGTTGCTGGCGCAGGCCAAGCCGCCGACCGAGACTTTTTTCGACCGTTACTTCGGGGTTCCCCTGCGTTCCTGGTGGGATACCTCGTTGACCCCCTATATTTTGTACTTCATGATTCTTGGTCTGGCGGTCAGCCTGGCCGGACTGCTTTTCAATTTCCTGCGCAGCCGCCGTCGGGATGACGAATTCCTGGTGTCACTGGTCCTGCTGGCCGGTTTTTCGGTGCTGGGACTTATTCTCTATCTGCGTTATTTTTAAGCACTTACTGTCCGCCGAGCCCGAAGCGCTGCTGAACCTCGGGGGGGGCCTCCTCGAAGCGGGAGAACTCCATGGTGAAGGTGCCCCGGCCTTTGGTGGCGCTGCGCAGTTCCGTCATGTAGCCGAACATCTCGGCCAGGGGTACCTGGGCGTCCACCACTTCGACGTCGCCGCGGGAGCTCATGCCTTCGATGCGGCCCCGCTTCTGCTGCAGGGTACCGAAAACCTTGCCCGCATATTCGGAAGGGACGGTCAGTTCCAGGCCCATAAGGGGTTCCAGTAGCATGACGCCCGCCTCGCGACCGGCCAGCGCCAGCCCTTTCTGGGCGGCGGCCTGCAGACCCAGCGGCGTGGTCAGGTTAGGGATGTAGGGGGTTTCCACGACGACAATTTCCAGGTCGGTGAGGGGATAGCCCGTACGGAGACCGGCGGCACAGCTCTGTTTCAGGCTGTCCTGTAGCAGGTGGCGCAGTTCCCCCGGTAGAGGCCAGCTTTCCTCCGCCGGCAGCGTAAAGCGCAGCCCGGCGCCGCGTTCCAGCGGCTGTAGCCGCAGGTGAATCTCCCCCCGTTGCAGCTTGCCGTCCACTTCCCGTTCGAAGATTTCCCGCCGTTCTATGCCTTTCTTCAGCGTCTCCCGGTAGACCACCTGGGGGCGTCCGGTCTTGACCTGTACCCCGAAATCGCGCTTGAGCCGTTCCGTCAGCACCTCCAGGTGGAGTTCCCCCATGCCGGTGAGGATGGTTTGCCCGGTTTCGGCGTCCTCGCGCACACGGAAGGTGGGGTCTTCCCATTGCAGTTTGGCCAGGCTGGGGAAGAGCTTCTCCCGGTCCTCCAGCCCATGGGGTTCCACCGCCAGGGAGACGACCGGTTCGGGGATGGTCAGGCCGGCCAGCAACAGGGGATGGGCCGGGTCGCACAGGGTGTCGCCGGTGAGGGCGTCCTTCAGACCGGTGGCCGCGACGATATCTCCGGCCTGGGCGATGTCCAGGCGTTCGCGTTTGTGGGCGTGCATACGAAAGAGGCGGGCGATCTTCTCGGTGCTGTGACGACTGCTGTTGAACAGGGTGTCGCCCGGTTTCAGCGTGCCGGCGTAGAGTCGCAGATAGGTGAGTTTGCGTCCTTCATCGGCGAGAACCTTGAAAGCCAGCGCGCAGAGTGGGGCCTGGGGATCGCAGGCGACCATGCTGGAATCCTCGGGGTTTTCAGGATGATGCGCCAATGCCGGAGGGGCTTCGAGGGGGGAGGGGAGGAACTGCCCCACGGCGTCGAGCAGCGGCTGGATGCCTTTGTTGCGCAGGGCGCTGCCGAGAAAGACCGGAAAAAGGCGGCCGCTCAGGGTGCCCTGGCGCAGGGCGCTCGTGAGGCGCTCGGCCGTGATGGGCTGACCATCGAGAAAATCGGCCAGGATGGCATCGTCGAAATCGGCGGCAGCCTCGACGATCTTTTCCCGCGCCGCCGCCACCTCGGTGGTCAGCTCGGCGGGGACGGGCGCCTCCTCGACGGTGCGCCCCTGATCCTCCTCCGGGAAGGTCAAAAGCCGGTCGCTCAGAATATCGATGACCCCGTGAAATTTCGTTTCAAAACCAAGGGGGAGTTGCATCAGCACGGTCCTGGCGGCCAGCTGTTTCTCCATCTGCGCCAGCACCTGCCGGTAGTCGGCGCCGATGCGGTCCATCTTGTTGATAAGACAGATACGAGGGACGTTATAGCGGTTGGCCTGTCGCCACACCGATTCACTTTGGGGCTGCACCCCCTCGACGGCGCTGAAAATGGTCAGGGCGCCATCCAGCGCCCGCAGGGAACGCTCGACTTCGATGGTGAAGTCGATATGGCCGGGCGTGTCGATGAGGTTGATCCAGAGGTCTTTCCAGTGGCAGGTGGTGCTGGTGGCGGTGATGGTGATGCCGCGCTCCTGCTCCTGATCCATCCAGTCCATGCTGGCGGCGCCCTCATGGACTTCGCCCATCTTGTGGATTTCACCGGTGTAGAAGAGAATGCGTTCCGACACCGTGGTCTTGCCGGCGTCGATATGGGAGATGATGCCGAGGTTGCGTATTGAGGATAATTTCGGTGTGTTCATGATCCCCTCCCGTCGGCAGGCTCACCTCGATCAGCCGTTCAGGCCCTTGCGGATCTGATAGAGGTCCTCCATGTCCAGATTGTTCAGGTCGAAGTATTCCCGCTCCAATTCTTCCACATAGAAGCGGTCCAAGCCGCTGTTGTCGAGAAAATCCTCCCGCAGGGCCGCATCCCGGGTAGAGATGATGCCTGGCAGCAGGTTGTGCAGGTAGATAGCTTCTTTCTTGATGTTGACCACGACGTCCTGAAAAAGATCCCCCGGGATATCGTCCGTGATCAGTCCCTTGGCCTGCAGATCTTCGGCGATCTCGCCGCGCAGCGTTTCCTGCTCGGCCCGGGTGTTGTAGCGCGAGTAGAAGTTGCGGATGCGCTCCTTGACATGCGCCAGCAGGATGCCGTAAAGCCGCTCCTGGTCGGCGATGTCGGTCAGGCGTTGCTGCAGGGCTTTCACCGTCAGGCGCCCTTCCTCGATGGACGCCAGCCCTTCCTGCAGGCAGAGAATCTTTTTGCGCCCGAACTGCCCGAGATATTTGTTCTCCAGAATGCCCTTGAAGAAAAGCTCGGCGAACAGAGTCGAGTCCAACTCGGCGAAGGCCTTTTTGTCCCCCAGCAGGCTGCGGATGGCCGCTTCAGACAGGGTGACGTTCTCCATGAAGGAGAGTTCGTTGATGTTCGCCGAAGCGTTGTCGTAGCGGTCGAAGTAGGTGACGATATAGGAAAAGCTTTCGAGCAATGAGGTGTCCGCCCCGTCGCGGGTCTTTTCGTCGCAGGTCTTGCCCGTTTCCAGCAGAATCTGCTCGAAAGTGTGGTCGCGGTTTTCGCTGGCCTTTCTTTTGGCGTGCAGCAGGTTGATCATGTCCAGGGTGTCGATACTGGCGTCGATCTGCTGTTCCTGGAAAAAGATGCCCTCGAGAATCTGGCGGGTGGCGGAGATGTAGTCCTGTTCGTTGAGATCAACCAGCTTGTCGTGCTTGAGCATGCCGTCGAGGGTGTAGAAAAGGGCCTCGGGGATCTTGTTGCGGACCGACAGGGTTTTCAGCCGGGTCAGACGGGCATTCTCCAGGGTGCTGATGGTCCCCTTGCGATTGCAGTCGATGAGGATGTTGCGGTATTCGTCGACAATGCGCCGGTTGCCGGGGCTCTTGTACATGACGTCGATGCGGATGCGCTCCTGCTGGTAGCGGTCGATGCCCAGTTCGGCTGCCATCGCTTGCAGACGGTTGAATTCGGCATCGGGGATGGCACGATAGCGCTCATAGAGCGCCCGGAAGGCGTCATGGTAGATGCGGTGTTTCTTGTGAATCAGTTTGAGGAGGTAGAGGGTGCTGCGATGGCCGAGCAGGCCGAAAATTTCGTCGACGAGAAAGGCGTCATCCCCGGTGCCGACATGGTCGCTGCGTTTGAGCAGCTTGCCGAGCAGGCGCACGATGCCTTCCTGTTGCTCGCGCAGAGAACCGGAAACAGAGCCGCTGAGAAAAAAGAAATAATTGAGAACGGCATTGCCTTCAAAAAAGACGCGTTCGTAGCTCTGACTGCCTTCGGTGTGGCTGGTGAACTGGAGCAAACCATTCGCTTCGTTGGTGGCGCCGTAAAGGACCAGACGGTTGCGGATGTCGCCTTTGACCAGGTCGGCCATGGGCTGGTCGACGCCGAACATGTATTCGCAGAAAGAACCGCCGTTGCCCCGATGGGTGATGCGGGTGTCATCCAGTACAATCTCGTTCCCCGGCGAGAAAATGCGTAGAGCATCCGAGGTGTTCTCAAAGAAATAGGAGCGATAGGCCTGCCGGGAGGCGACCGTGGCAAAATATTCGATGCTGTCGTTGATGTGCCCGTGCAGCCGGATTTCCTGATGCATACCTGCCCCGATCCGAAAAGAATTCACATCATTAAAGCGCAATCAACGGGACGATGCAAGCCTGCTTCAGGGTAAAACGAGGTTGAGGCGCAGGCCGTCATAGGCGAATTCGGTTCCCGCCGGCAGTTGGACGCTGTCGCGGACGTGTTCGACATCGTGACTCAGGTGGGTGAGGAAGGTTCGCCTGGCGCCGAGATGTGCAGCAGCTTCAAGCGCCTGGGGAATATTGAAATGCGTGCCATGGGGACGAAAGCGAAGGGCGTCGATGACAAGGACTTCAATATCGGCCAGCAGTTCTTCCGTGGCCGCCGGTATGGCGTGGCAGTCGGTGAGGTAGGCCAGCGGGCCGAGGCGATAGCCCAGCGACTCACCTGAACCGTGGTGCAGCGGCAGTGGAGTGACGAGCTGGCCAAAGAGTTCAAAGGGGCCGTGTATTTCGCGGGGCAGCAACCGGGGCCGGTAGCCGGGCTCCGGATTGTCGTCAAAGATATAGCTGAAGGAGCGGTGCAGTCTTCCCAGGCAGGAAGGCGAACCATAGATGGGGATGGGTTCGCCGGACAGACTGTTAAAGGGACGCAGGTCGTCGATGCCGTTGACATGGTCAGCGTGCGTGTGGGTGAAGAGGACCGCATCGATCCGGCCGAGCCCTTCGCGCAGAACCTGCTGACGCAGGTCGGTGGCGGTGTCGATGAGGACATTCTTGTTGCCGTAGGAAAGCAGGGCGCTGCAGCGGGTACGCCTGTTGCGGGGGTCGTGGGACTGGCACACCTCACACCGACAGCCGGGAACGGGAACGCCGGAACTGGTTCCCGACCCGAGAATGGTGAAGGTGAGGTTGACCTGGCTCATGCCTTGAACTCACCCGTTTCGCTCTTAAGGTAGGCCATCTGCTCGGAGAGGGTTTCGACGACGGCATCCATTTCAGCCGTGCGGTCGGCGTTCTTTTCGGCAATGCGTCGGATATCGGCCACGGCTTCCACCACCTGCCGGCTGCGGCTGGTCTGCTCCCGCGTGGCCGCATCGATACGTTCGATCATGTCGCGGATGGTCTCCATGCCCGTGTTGATCTGCCGACTGCCCTTGGCCTGCTCCGAGGTGGCGTATTTGCCCTGCAGGGCGATTTCCTTCATGGCTTCGGAGGCCTTGACCAGCTGTTTGCTGCCGGTGGATTGCTGGTCGACGGCGGTGGCGATCTGGTGCAGCATGGACGAAATCTGATTGATCGAGTTGGTGATCTGATGGCTCCCTTTGGACTGCTCCTGGGTGGCCCGCACAATACCCCTGACCTGCTCCATGGCCTTGGAGGTACTGAGGCGGATTTTTTCCAGCGCTTCGCCGGTGGTACGGGAACGGCTCACTTCTTCGTGAACGCGCCGGCTGCCGGCCTGGATGGCTTGCACGGCCTCGGCTGTCCCCTGCTGCAGGCTGCTGATAATGCCGGCGATCTCCCGGGTGGAGACGGCGGTACGGTCGGCGAGTTCGCGGATCTCGTCCGCGACCACGGCAAAGCCTTTGCCATGCTCTCCAGCCTGGGCGGCGATGATGGCCGCGTTGAGGGCCAGCAGGCTGGTCTGGTCGGCAATCTCGTCGATGACCGTGAGAATGCGGCCGATAGCCTTGGACTGGCTTCCCAACTCTTCGATGGCTTCCCCGGCCCGGTCGACGGTCTGCCGTATGGCACCGATGCCATCGATGGTCGCGTCGACGGCTTCCTTGCCCCGCTGGGCGTCGAGGGTAGCCTCTTCGGCGAAGCGGCTGGTCTGCTCGGCGTTTTCGTCAATCTCCTTGATGGAGGCATCCAGCTGGGTGATGGACGATGCCGTTACTTCGGTGGAAGAAGACAGCATGTCGAGACTTTCGTTGATCTGCTGGTTGGAGACGGACATCTCATGGATGGACGAGGAGACCTCTTCCACGGTGGCAAAGAGGGTTTCCATCTGCGTGGCAATCTGCTCGATGGTCGCGCTCAGCTCCAGGGTAGCGGAAGAGCTGCCTTCGACGCCGTCCACCAGGCTGCCGGTACTTTCGGCGATGCCGGCGATGGAATCGTCGAAAGACTGGATGGCCCGGTGTGATTCGTCCAGGGCCTGTGCCTGGTTAGTGGCATCTTCGCGGACTTGCCGGCTGGACTGCTGGATCTTGAGCGTAGCGTCGGCCAGGCCGTTGGCCACCTCGCGGGTGCGGCGAACCATTTGGGCCAGCCGATCGACGAAATGGTTGAAGGATGTCGCCAGTTCGCCGACTTCGTCCTGACTGGTCACTTTCAGGTGGCGGGTGAGATCCCCTTCGCCTTCGGAAATCTCGCGCAGGCTCTTCACCAGGCGTCGCAAGGGACGGACGATATTGTTGGAAAGGCTTCTGCCGATGAGGGCGGCCAACAGGGCCGCTATGGCCAGAATGGAGAACAGAATGAAGTTGGTGCGAGACTTGGCCTCGAACATGGAAGAGCTGTCCAGCGCCATGATGACGCCCCGCTTGGCGCCGCCGAAGGTGTTGATGAAAAGGGCATGGGGGGTGCCGTCGATGGTGCGGTACCTGACCCTTTTAGGGATCACCTCCTGCTCGTCGAAGCGCTGCAGCTCCATTTCCGTCGGGGCAAAAATACGGGGATCGATCTCCTTGAGCCCGGTCAGGGTGGCGGAAAAAACGCCCCCTTCATCGAAAAAGGCCACTTCGGCGTCACTCAGGGAACTGATTTTGCGGGCGTAGTGGTCATCGAGAAAAACGACCCCGACCAGATGGCCGAGGGGCGCTCCCGCCAGCTGCACCGGGCCGGCTGCCACAATGGCCAGACGGTCGTCAAAGAGCTGAATGCCCGCCAGAGTCTCCCCTTCGAAGCTCCCCTTGATGACGGGGTGATCCTTGCGGTCGGCTGGCGCCTGGTCGACTTCGTTCCCCTGACGCAGGAGCAGCTGCCCCTCGGCGTCGAGCACTTCAACCAGGTCGAAGTCGAACCGCTCCAGGGACCCTTCCAGGGCAGTGACGAGCTGCTCCGTATTGCCGGAAAAACCGGCCGAATAGACGGCATTGACCATCAACGGGTTTTGCGCCAGCAGCCGGATGTAATTGGCTTTTTCTGCCTGGGAATAGGTCGTGCTGCGTTCCACGAAGCCAGAGACCACCTTGGCGCGGGATTGCATGTTCCTCTCAAGTTGCTGATTGTTGAGGCGGGCCGTAAAGGCCAGCGCCACCGCGACGGGAACAATGGCAAAAGCCAGCAGCGCCAGCAGAATTTTCCAGCGGAGATTCAGCGAAGAGAACATAGAGGCACCCCGGGCGAGGATTGGCAAGGCGGAAAAAACGACACCGGCAGTCGGTCAGACTGCCGGGTCATCTGAGGGTAGAAATTTAGCACTTTCGGGCTTGGCTGGCAACAATTAATCCAGCTAAGCTGTTGATTTGGCGCTGTAGTTGCGACCTGCAGGAGGTCGGGGCGACGACGGCCGAGTACCCCTTCCGATTTGTTGCATCGTTCAATTGGTGATAAGGACCTGCAGGACGACGGCATCGCCGCTGGGCAGAGCCATGGGGAAGCGCAGGCCGTAAGGTTCGGTCGGCGGCTCCTGCAGCTGACTGCCGGTCAGGATTTCGGGCGGATGGATATCCAGTGGCTGGCCCAACTGGGCCGCCTTGGCAGCGATATTGCCACAGACGATGTTGATGAATTCCATCACCGAATCGAGCAGAACCTCTGCGGGTTCGTTGTCGATCTCTTCTTCTTTGAGAATGGCCCGGGCCAGAATTTTCTGGACCTCTGTCGATACCGATAGGATATAGCGGCCGCTGGCGGCGCCGGAAAAGGCCATGGAAGCGACCACGTCGGCCTGGGGTATCTCGGTGTTTTCCAGACAGGCATCGGGACGCAGGGGGATATTGCCGACCCGCGAAAGCATCTTCAAGGAGAGGTCTGCCATGACCTCCAGCAGGGAGCGATGAGGCAGTGCGGCCGGGATGTCGACCGCATCGGCGGCGTAGGGCGCCTGATCTGCTTTGAAGGCCTCCAGATAGCCTTCCAGGTCTGTTTCTTTGAGGCCGCCGACACGGACCAGCGCCTCGCCCAGGTACAGATGGCCATTTTTCTGGCGGGTCAGGATCTGCTGCATCTGCTCGGGCGAAATCAGACCGAGTTTGAGCGCCATGTCGCCGAAACGCAGATCCTCCGCACGCTGGGCGTCATGAATCTTTTCCACCTGGGTTTCCGTGAGAAAACCCATGACCATGGCGATTTCACCGAATTTCAGATTGGTGGCTTCCTGCAGCTCGATGGCTTTAAGCAGGTTTTCGCGTGTAATGGCCCCTTTTTCCATGAGGAACTGGCCGAAAAATTTTACCGCCATTGTGAACTCCTTGGCTTGAGATGGCTATGTGGTGATGATCGACGTAGAGGATCAGAGGGCTTGCAGCACGCGCAGGACGCTCTCTTCGTCGAAAGGCTTGGATATGACCTCGCGTGCCCCCAGTTTAAGGGCCTCCTGGTATTTGTCGCCCACGCCACCCAGGGAGGTGACCATGACGACCTTATAGCCGCGGTTCATGGCCACCAGGGTTCGCAAAGCGGTGAGCCCATCCATGACGGGCATGTTCATATCCATGCAGATGATCTCGGGATTTTCGGTTTGACTCATGCGGATGGCTTCAGCACCGTTTTTGGCATGGCCGACCACCTGGAACGCACCCGAGCCGGTGATTATCTTTTCCAGCTGGCGGGCAACGGAAATGCTGTCATCCACAATCAAGACACGTTTCATTAGAAATACCTCCGTTGGCAGAGTATAGAAGAGGGATTGAAGAATAGTGGCAGAACCCTGAAAGCGCTAGATGCACAAATCGTGTAAATTTCCACCTTGAAAAACATAAAAAGAGATTAAGTAAAGAAGCAGTTGAAATCAAGCCCATTAAGCGGAAGGGCAGGTTTTCGTGTGAAAGATCGCGAAGGGAGCGTTGCCATGCGGGTGTGTCATGTTAAAAGTATAAGATACGTTCCTGTTTAATGGAGTGGCCCGCTAATGAATGAACATCTCCGTCGGGTACTTCTGGTCTACGGTCTGGCACTGCTGCTGGTACTCATTTATGTGCCCTGGTGCGGACCGTCACCTGTCGACGGTGAGGGAAAAGTCTGGCTGCAGTACCGTTTTCTGTGGGATCCTCCCCAGAGATCTGGCTGGCCGCTGAGGCTGGACGTCGGGCGAATGTTTCTGGAGTTTGTTTCCCTGACCGCCGTTATGGCCATCGGTGTGGTCTGGTTATGGGGGGATGAATAAAAAAAGGCAGGTCGATTCGACCTGCCTTTCCATATGGGCCGCGCCAAAAATCAACAGCAGCCGCTGCCGTTTTCGGGGAGTATGGTGAATCCTTCTCCCATGGCGTTTTTGACGTAGTCAACGGTGTGGCGCCGAGAAAGACTGCTGACTGATTCATCCATCAACACGTCGAGACCGTTGATCTTGCTGACTTCTTCATTGTCTTTAAGCTCATCCAGAGCCAGGCCCAGGCTGGGCCCGCCTCAGCCAAAGCCTTGAATGACGACCCGCAGCATCTTGCCGGGGTTCTCCTGGAGCACCTTCTCCAGAACTTCCTTAGCCGAATCGGTGATGTTAATCATCTCTTGCTCCTTGATGTTGGGGTTGCTACCGCCCCATGACTAATATGTCGCTCCTCTAATGTCAAATATGAATTATTTAATATTGGCCAGCTATCAGGCGCAGGGCTCTGTTCCGTAAAGTGCTCTGACCACGAAACCCTTGCCGGTGCGGTTGTTGATATAGTCGATGACCTGGGTCTCGGCAAAAGGTCTGGCCTCTTCATCCATCAACACATCCAGTCCGCCAACCTGGCTGACTTCTTCATTGTCTTTAAGCTCGTCCAGAGCCAAACCCAGGCGGGCTCCGCCTCAGCCAAAACCTTCGAAGGTCACGCGAAGATACTTGCCCGGATTGTTGTGCAGAATATCCACCAGCTGGGTTTGCGCCTTCTCGGTAATGGTCATGGATAACCTCCGCGAAGAGTTGTAAAGAAATATATATGGAAAAATATATAAAGAAAAAGGTGTTTGTCAAGAAAAAATATCGATAAAGCGGGAAGTTAGCTCGAAATATCCAGACGAATGAGCAAAGGGCTGCCGATAGAATTTCTCTGTGATTCAGCGGATGGCCGGAAGGTCAGGTCAGGAGGTCTGTTCCACTCGCAGTCCGGCTTCGATCTCCCGAGGGCCGGTGGTGTAGAGCGCATCGACGAAGGCGGTAAAGAAGCTGCCCGGTCCGCTGGTCGTGCGGGCGGCCAGGTCGCCGCAGAGACCGTAAAAAGCCGTGGCGGCGGCACTGGCCAGGAGCCGGTCGTCCTCTTCCACGGCACAGAAGGCGGCGGTGACCGCCGACAGACCACAGCCCAGGCCGGTGACCCGGGTCATGATAGGCTGGCCGTTGCTGACGCGAAAGGTGCGTTCGCCGTCGGTGATCAAATCCTTTTCGCCAGAGATGGAGAGGAGGCAGCCGGTTTGTCGGGCCAGGGTGCGGGCGGCTTCGGCCACTTCCGGTGAGAGGGCGAGGGAGGAATCGACCCCTTTGGTGCGCACCTCGGCGTCGGCGAGGGCAAAGATCTCGGAGGCGTTGCCGCGCAGGACGCTGACGGTGGCGTGATTGAGAATCCTTTTGACCGTATCGCTGCGCAGGGTGGTGGCGCCGGCGCCCACCGGGTCGAGGATGATCGGCAGGTGATGACGGTTGGCGGTTTCGGCGGCCAGCAGCATGGACTCGACCCAGGCATCATCCAGAGTGCCGATGTTGAGCACCAGGGCGCCGGCCAGGGCGGTCATCTCCTTGATCTCCTGGGGGCAATGGGCCATGACGGGCGAGGCCCCGAGAGCCAGCAGGATATTCGCCGACGAATTCATCACCACGAAGTTGGTGATGTTGTGAATAAGGGGGGCGTTTTTTTTCACCCGGTCGAGCCGGTCGATGGTGTATGCTTTCAGGTCCATGGTCTCGGGACTCCCTGCTGTTGTTCCCAATCGTAATGACGTGCCGACAGAAATTTACCATAAAACCACCGGAAAGATGAGGATGAATTGTACCCCCCTTGACACACTGCGCAACGTCTTCGGCTACAGCGCCTTTCGCCCTTACCAGCAGCCCATCATCGACGCCCTGATTGCCGGGGAGGATGCCTTCGTGCTCATGCCCACCGGCGGCGGCAAGTCCCTGTGTTATCAGATTCCAGCCCTGCATCGACCC
The sequence above is a segment of the Desulfuromonas sp. KJ2020 genome. Coding sequences within it:
- a CDS encoding iron-sulfur cluster biosynthesis family protein — translated: MTITEKAQTQLVDILHNNPGKYLRVTFEGFGUGGARLGLALDELKDNEEVSQVGGLDVLMDEEARPFAETQVIDYINNRTGKGFVVRALYGTEPCA
- the thiM gene encoding hydroxyethylthiazole kinase — its product is MDLKAYTIDRLDRVKKNAPLIHNITNFVVMNSSANILLALGASPVMAHCPQEIKEMTALAGALVLNIGTLDDAWVESMLLAAETANRHHLPIILDPVGAGATTLRSDTVKRILNHATVSVLRGNASEIFALADAEVRTKGVDSSLALSPEVAEAARTLARQTGCLLSISGEKDLITDGERTFRVSNGQPIMTRVTGLGCGLSAVTAAFCAVEEDDRLLASAAATAFYGLCGDLAARTTSGPGSFFTAFVDALYTTGPREIEAGLRVEQTS
- a CDS encoding iron-sulfur cluster biosynthesis family protein; this translates as MINITDSAKEVLEKVLQENPGKMLRVVIQGFGUGGPSLGLALDELKDNEEVSKINGLDVLMDESVSSLSRRHTVDYVKNAMGEGFTILPENGSGCC